The Quatrionicoccus australiensis nucleotide sequence TCGAAGCCGGCATCTTCGATCGCATCGAGCAGCGCTGCGCGACTGACCACCTGCGGGTCGAAAGCCACCGTCGCCGCGGCCGCTTCCAGCGACACTTCGGCGGAGGCAACACCGGCCAGCGCGCCGAGCACGCCGCCAATATTCTTGACACAGCCCTGGCAGCTCATGCCACCGATCTTGATCTGCGTAGTTTCCATCATGCTTCCTTGTTCAAAAAAGGTTGTTCGGCCAACAGCCTGGCGATCGCCTCGGCCGGCAAGGCGCGGCTGAAGTGAAAACCCTGCGCCATGTCACAGCCCATCTGGCGCAACAGGGCAAGCTGCTCGGCATTTTCGACCCCTTCGGCGAGCACGGTCAGGCGCAGGTTGCGCCCCATGCTGACGATGGTCGAGGCAATCGCCCGGTCATCCGAATCGACTTCCAGATCATTGATGAAAGAGCGGTCGATTTTCAGTTTGCCGACCGGGAAGCGCTTCAGATAGGCGAGCGAAGAGTAACCCGTACCGAAGTCATCGAGCGACAACTCGACGCCCATCCGGTGCAACGCCGACAGTGTACCGAGATTGATGTCGGCATCGTACATCACGGTGCGTTCGGTCACTTCCAGCTCCAGCCGAGCCGCCTCCAGGCCCGAGGTGGCGAGCGCGCCGGCAACGACGGCGACAAAGCCGGCCTGGCGGAACTGCACGGGCGCCACATTCACCGCCATGGTGATCGGCGGCAAGCCGGCGTCGCACCAGGCCTGCGCCTGGCGACAGGCTTCGCACAGCACCCAGTCGCCAATCGGATTGATCAGGCCGGTCTCTTCGGCGACGTGGATGAAACGATCCGGCATGATCAAGCCGAGATCCGGATGCATCCAGCGGATCAGCGCCTCGACGCCGATGATCAGGCCGCTCTGCAGATTGACCAGGGGCTGGTAATAGAGAACGAATTCGTTCTGGTTCAGCGCGCGACGCAGATTGCTTTCCATCAACAGGCGTTCCAGCGTCGCCGTATTCATCTCGCTGGCGTAGAACTGGAAAGTATTGCGCCCGACTTCCTTGGCCCGGTACATCGCCGCATCGGCATTCTTGAGCAGGGTTTCGAGATCCTTGCCATCCTGCGGATAAATGCTGATCCCGAGCGATGGCGTGATCGTCAGTTCATGCCCGCCGACCACGAAAGGCGTCACGCAGACATCGAGCAGACGCCGCGCCACTTCGGCCGCCGCTGCCGCGTGGATGCCCGGCAGCGCAAAAATGAATTCGTCGCCGCCCAGCCGGGCCAGCGTATCGATGCGCCGCACCGCCGCCGACAGGCGCCCGGAAACCTCGCACAACAAGTCGTCGCCGACGCTGTGGCCGAGCGAGTCGTTGATCCGCTTGAAATGATCGAGATCGAGAAAGATCAGCGCGATTTCGCCCTCTTCGCGCTCGGCAGCAGCCAGCAACTGGGCAAAGCGGTCGCGCAGCAGACGCCGGTTGGGCAGACCGGTCAACGGATCAAAATCGGCCAATTCGCGGATTCTGCGCTCGGCCGCTTTCTGCGCCGAGAGATCGAGCAGGGTACCGACCGAAGCCGCCCGCCCGCCATAAGACGATGGCGAACCGAGGATCTGCACGGGAAAGGTCGAGCCATTCTGATGCACGGCGGTCAGCTCGTAATTGTGACCGCTGACGCCCGCCGCACGCAGCTGCATCTGATCGAGGACGAAGGGATGCTGCTCGGGAATGATCAGGTCGAGCGGCCCCTTGCGGTCAACCAGCTCTTCGGCCGTAAAACCGAACAGGCGCAGGAAACAGGGATTGACGTATTTGAACAGGCGGTCCTGCACGACAAAGATGCCGACCTGCGCCGCATCCATGGTTGCCAGAAAATGGGCTTCCTGCTCAGCCAGAAGATTGGCAGCAGCGTCCGCCACAAGCAACGGTTCCTGCACTCGCCCCCCGCCCGCAACGGTCATCGAAACTCCTGCTCCCCTTTTGCCTGTTATTTTCCCGGCCGCCAGCGTTTCAACAGCAGCGAATTCGACACCACGGATACCGAACTCATCGCCATCGCAGCCCCCGCCACGACCGGATTAAGAAATCCCATTGCAGCCAGTGGAATTCCCGCCACATTGTAAATGAATGCGAAGAAAAGGTTTTGCCGGATTTTGCCCAGTGTCGCGGCGGAAAGCGAGATGGCATCGGCAACGCCGTTCAGGTCGCTGCGAATCAGGGTCAGGTCGGCCGCCTCGATCGCCGCATCGGAACCGGCGCCAATCGCGAAGCTGACATCGGCTGCCGCCAGGGCCGGTGCGTCGTTGATGCCGTCTCCGACCATCGCCACCAGGGCTCCGCCAGCCTTCAATTCGGCCAGTGCCGCGGCTTTCTCGCCGGGCAGGATGCCGGCCCGGAATTCGGCGATTCCGGCTTCGGCCGCAATCGCAGCCGCCGTAACAATGTTGTCGCCAGTCAACATCACCACCCGAATTCCGCGTTCGCGCAGACGACGCACCGCCGCCGGCGAAGTCGGACGCAAGGCATCGGCGATGGCAAAAATCGCCAGCAACTGATCGCCACCAAACAAGACCACGACAGTCTTGCCGGATTGTTGCAGAGACTGGACGCGAGCGTCGCCGTCAATGCCAAACCAGGCAGGCGCCCCCAAGCGCAGGGCCAGACCATCGACGCTGCCACTGACACCAAAACCGGCATGCGCCTTGAAATCGACACATTGTGGCAAGTCAACCGTCGAGCCCCGCGCCAAGATAGCCCGCGCCAGCGGATGCTCGGAGCCCTGCTCCAGCGCCGCGGCCAGACGCAGCACTTCAGCCGCGCTGCCCTGCATGACTTGCAGATCAACCACCTGCGGCTCGCCCAGGGTCAGCGTGCCGGTCTTGTCGAGCGCCAGCACCGTGATCCGTTCGGCACGCTCCAGTGCTTCGGCATTCCTGACCAGAACGCCGGCCCGCGCCCCCTGCCCGGTACCGACCATGATCGCAGTCGGCGTCGCCAGCCCGAGCGCACACGGACAGGCAATCACCAGCACCGCCACGGCATTGACCAGGGCCGTGGCGAAATCGGCCGAATACCACCACCAGCCGGCAAAAGTGCCCAGCGCAATCGCACATACGACCGGCACGAAGATCGCCGAAATCCGGTCAGCCAGACGCTGCACCGGCGCTTTCGAGCCCTGCGCCTCGCCGACCAGGCGGATGATGCCGGCGAGCAGGGTCTGTTCGCCAACCCCGGTCGCCCGGCAGCGCAAGGCGCCCTGACCGTTGGCCGTCGCCGCGAAGACGCGGTCACCGGTCGACTTGCCGACCGGCATGCTTTCGCCGGTGAGCATGGATTCATTGACGCTGGAGTCGCCATCGACCACTTCGCCATCAACCGGCACGCTCTCACCCGGCCGAACCATGAAGATATCGCCCGGCATCAGCGCATCGACCGGCATTTCAATCCATTGCCCGTCACGCTCGACGCGCGCCGTTTTCGGCTGCAGGCGGATCAAGGCCTCAATCGCCTCCGAGGTATGCGCCTTGGCCCGCGCTTCAAGCAACTTGCCGAGCAGAACCAGGGTAATGACGGCCGCGCCGCCTTCGAAATAGACGTGCTGATCAAGAGCGAACAAGGTGACCACGGCCGAGAAACCCCAGGCCATGCTGGTGCCGAGCGCGACCAGCACATCCATGTTGGCCCCGCCGCCGCGCAACGCCTTGAACGCGCCGGCATAGAAACGCCAGCCGATCCAGAACTGGACCGGCGTTGCCAGCAAAAACTGCAGCCAGCGCGGCAATTCATTGTGCTGGCCGTGCTCGCCGAACATGAAGAACATCTGCCCGACCAGCGGCAGACTCAAGGCAACGGCAATCTGGAACTGGCGGATTTCCCGACGGTAGACGCGCTGTTTTTCCGCTTTTTCCCGCGCCCGGGTTTGTCCATCGACCACGGCCGCGGAAAAACCAGCTTTCGCCACCGCCGCCACCACGGCCGCTTCATCGGCCGTTCCGGCCAAGCGAATCCGCGCGCGTTCAGCCGCCAGATTGACGTTGGCCTGCATGCCGGGCTGACGATTGAGTACCTTTTCCAGGCGCGCCGAACAGGCCGCGCAGGTCATACCGCCAATCGAAAACTCGACGACCCGCCCGCCCTCCGGCTCGCTCATTTGACCAGCAAGACCGGGCAAGGCGCCAGATGCAGGACGCGCGTCGCAACCGAACCGGTCAACACGCCGGCCAGCGCACTTTGCCCATGCGTGCCCATGATGATCAGGTCGCAGCCCAGTTCAGTGGCAACGTGAGCAATCACTTCGGCCGGCTGCCCGACGTGGATGTGCGTGGTATGGAAACGAGCGGCGGCATCGAGCTTCTTTTGCGCATCGAGCAAACTGGCCTGGCCCTCTTCGAGGTAATAGCCATGCAAGGTTTCCTTGCCGATATGGGCCTGCACACGACCGATCGGAATCGGCGGATGCACGTGCAGCAAATGCACTTCGGGCACCTCGGCAAACCAGGCGGCGTGCGCCAGCAAATGGTCGACAGCGCGCAGCGAACAGGCCGAACCATCAACCGGCAGAAGAATTTTAATCGTCATCGTGCATCCTAAATCCAGTGCAGCAAGCGCATCAGCCCAAGCAAGCCATACAGACCGAAACCGAGAACCAGCAGCCCGGAAGACAAGCGGACCGCAGGCCGGCGAACAAACTCGTTCAACCTTGCCAACACGATGCCTGCGAGCAGCAGATTTGGCAAGGTTCCAAGACCGAAAGCCAGCATCAGCAAGGCACCGCGCCCGGCTGTCCCGGCCGTCAGGGCGCTGGCCAGGGCACTATAGACCAGGCCACAGGGCAACCAGCCCCACAGCAGACCGAGCGGAAAGGCCTGCTGCACGCTGCGCGCCGGCAAGAACCGACGCGTCAGCGGCTGCAGCATACGCCACAGATGCTGACCAAAGCGCTCGGTAAAAGCCAGGGTACTGGTCACCCCCAGCAGATAAAAGCCGAGCGCAACCAGCATCAGGTTGGCAAGAAAATAGAGAACAAGGCGAACCGGCACCTGGCCTTCGAGGCCCAGACTGGCCGCGCCAAGCGCACCGGCAATGGCGCCGGCGATGACATAGGAGAGGATGCGCCCGGCGTTATAGGCGAGATGCATCGACCAGCGTGCCGGCGCCCCCATCGACAGGGCACCGACAATGCCGCCACACATGCCGACACAGTGCGTGCCGCCAAGCAGGCCGACCAGGAACAGCGCGAGAAAGCCGGAATCAGGCATGAAAAAACGAGGGTGACATCATGAGCGGCAGTTTAACCCGCCGCCCCGATGCCGACACCCCGTTCAGATCACTTTCGAGTAGCGCTTGCGCTGCCGATCGGCACGCAGATAACGGTCGAAGACCATGGAAATGACACGGACCAACATCCGCCCCGGCGGCAGAACAGTAATCCAGTCGCGCTCGATCTTGAGCAGACCACCACGCTCCATCTCGCGCATTTCCTCGAGTTCGTCGGCGAAATACTTGTGGAAATCGATCAGGTGCGAGCTTTCGATCGACTCGATGGAGAGTTCGAAATGACACATCAGGGCCTGGATGATCGAACGGCGCAGGATGTCGTCGGCAGTCAGCTCGATACCACGGAAGACCGGCAGCAGATCGGCATCGAGACGGTCGTAATACTCTTCCGCCGTCTTGACGTTCTGGCTGTAGGTCGGCCCGACCTTGCTGATCGACGAGATACCGAAAGACAGCATGTCGCAGTCGGCGTAGGTCGAATAGCCCTGAAAATTGCGGTGCAAACGCCCCTGGCGCTGGGCCACGGCGAGTTCGTCGTCCGGCTTGGCAAAGTGGTCCATGCCGATATAGACGTACCCGGCTTCAGTCAGCTTCTTGATCGCCAGCGCAAGGATCTGCAGCTTGGTATCGGCCGACGGCAGGTCGTCATCGTTGATCCGGCGCTGCGGCTTGAACAGGCTGGGCATGTGCGCATAGTTGTAGATCGACAGGCGATCCGGATCCATCGCCAGAACGCGCTCCAGCGTCCGGTTGAAACCCATCACCGACTGGTGCGGCAAACCGTAGATCAGGTCGATCGAGATCGACTTGAAGCCGTTGGCACGCGCATCGCGGATCACGCTGTAGGTTTCTTCCTCGCTCTGCACGCGGTTGACCGCAACCTGAACTTTTTCGTCGAAGTCCTGGACACCGACGCTCATCCGGTTGAAGCCGAGCTCACCAAGCAGCGCCACAGTAGCCGTATCGACCTTGCGCGGATCGACTTCGATCGAATATTCGCCGCCTTCGAGCAACTTGAAGTGCTTGCGCGTCTCGCCCATCAGTTGGCGCATTTCGTCGTGCGACAGGAAGGTCGGCGTACCGCCGCCCCAATGCAGCTGGATGACCTCGTGCTCGCCGTCGCGCCCTTCCAGGCAGGCCGCTTGCATGTCCAGCTCCTTGGCCAGGTACTTCAGATACTTGCCGCTACGGGCATGATCCTTGGTAATGATCTTGTTGCAGGCGCAGTAGTAACAGATGGTGTTGCAGAAGGGGATGTGGAAGTATAATGAGAGCGGTCGGCTGATACCGCCGATGTTGCGCTTGCCCAGCCACAGTTTGGCGGCGTCCGAATCGAAAGCCTCAACGAATCGGTCCGCTGTCGGGTACGATGTATAGCGGGGGCCGTTCACATCGAAGCGGCGAATGATCTGAGGATCGAAGACGAGGTTTTCAGTTGCGAAATTCATTAAACATACCGGCAAATTTTGATTGGATTATGTTGCGGCGCTGCACAATTTCCGTT carries:
- a CDS encoding heavy-metal-associated domain-containing protein, giving the protein METTQIKIGGMSCQGCVKNIGGVLGALAGVASAEVSLEAAAATVAFDPQVVSRAALLDAIEDAGFDAE
- a CDS encoding putative bifunctional diguanylate cyclase/phosphodiesterase gives rise to the protein MTVAGGGRVQEPLLVADAAANLLAEQEAHFLATMDAAQVGIFVVQDRLFKYVNPCFLRLFGFTAEELVDRKGPLDLIIPEQHPFVLDQMQLRAAGVSGHNYELTAVHQNGSTFPVQILGSPSSYGGRAASVGTLLDLSAQKAAERRIRELADFDPLTGLPNRRLLRDRFAQLLAAAEREEGEIALIFLDLDHFKRINDSLGHSVGDDLLCEVSGRLSAAVRRIDTLARLGGDEFIFALPGIHAAAAAEVARRLLDVCVTPFVVGGHELTITPSLGISIYPQDGKDLETLLKNADAAMYRAKEVGRNTFQFYASEMNTATLERLLMESNLRRALNQNEFVLYYQPLVNLQSGLIIGVEALIRWMHPDLGLIMPDRFIHVAEETGLINPIGDWVLCEACRQAQAWCDAGLPPITMAVNVAPVQFRQAGFVAVVAGALATSGLEAARLELEVTERTVMYDADINLGTLSALHRMGVELSLDDFGTGYSSLAYLKRFPVGKLKIDRSFINDLEVDSDDRAIASTIVSMGRNLRLTVLAEGVENAEQLALLRQMGCDMAQGFHFSRALPAEAIARLLAEQPFLNKEA
- a CDS encoding heavy metal translocating P-type ATPase; amino-acid sequence: MSEPEGGRVVEFSIGGMTCAACSARLEKVLNRQPGMQANVNLAAERARIRLAGTADEAAVVAAVAKAGFSAAVVDGQTRAREKAEKQRVYRREIRQFQIAVALSLPLVGQMFFMFGEHGQHNELPRWLQFLLATPVQFWIGWRFYAGAFKALRGGGANMDVLVALGTSMAWGFSAVVTLFALDQHVYFEGGAAVITLVLLGKLLEARAKAHTSEAIEALIRLQPKTARVERDGQWIEMPVDALMPGDIFMVRPGESVPVDGEVVDGDSSVNESMLTGESMPVGKSTGDRVFAATANGQGALRCRATGVGEQTLLAGIIRLVGEAQGSKAPVQRLADRISAIFVPVVCAIALGTFAGWWWYSADFATALVNAVAVLVIACPCALGLATPTAIMVGTGQGARAGVLVRNAEALERAERITVLALDKTGTLTLGEPQVVDLQVMQGSAAEVLRLAAALEQGSEHPLARAILARGSTVDLPQCVDFKAHAGFGVSGSVDGLALRLGAPAWFGIDGDARVQSLQQSGKTVVVLFGGDQLLAIFAIADALRPTSPAAVRRLRERGIRVVMLTGDNIVTAAAIAAEAGIAEFRAGILPGEKAAALAELKAGGALVAMVGDGINDAPALAAADVSFAIGAGSDAAIEAADLTLIRSDLNGVADAISLSAATLGKIRQNLFFAFIYNVAGIPLAAMGFLNPVVAGAAMAMSSVSVVSNSLLLKRWRPGK
- a CDS encoding universal stress protein; amino-acid sequence: MTIKILLPVDGSACSLRAVDHLLAHAAWFAEVPEVHLLHVHPPIPIGRVQAHIGKETLHGYYLEEGQASLLDAQKKLDAAARFHTTHIHVGQPAEVIAHVATELGCDLIIMGTHGQSALAGVLTGSVATRVLHLAPCPVLLVK
- a CDS encoding sulfite exporter TauE/SafE family protein, translating into MPDSGFLALFLVGLLGGTHCVGMCGGIVGALSMGAPARWSMHLAYNAGRILSYVIAGAIAGALGAASLGLEGQVPVRLVLYFLANLMLVALGFYLLGVTSTLAFTERFGQHLWRMLQPLTRRFLPARSVQQAFPLGLLWGWLPCGLVYSALASALTAGTAGRGALLMLAFGLGTLPNLLLAGIVLARLNEFVRRPAVRLSSGLLVLGFGLYGLLGLMRLLHWI
- the hemN gene encoding oxygen-independent coproporphyrinogen III oxidase — protein: MNFATENLVFDPQIIRRFDVNGPRYTSYPTADRFVEAFDSDAAKLWLGKRNIGGISRPLSLYFHIPFCNTICYYCACNKIITKDHARSGKYLKYLAKELDMQAACLEGRDGEHEVIQLHWGGGTPTFLSHDEMRQLMGETRKHFKLLEGGEYSIEVDPRKVDTATVALLGELGFNRMSVGVQDFDEKVQVAVNRVQSEEETYSVIRDARANGFKSISIDLIYGLPHQSVMGFNRTLERVLAMDPDRLSIYNYAHMPSLFKPQRRINDDDLPSADTKLQILALAIKKLTEAGYVYIGMDHFAKPDDELAVAQRQGRLHRNFQGYSTYADCDMLSFGISSISKVGPTYSQNVKTAEEYYDRLDADLLPVFRGIELTADDILRRSIIQALMCHFELSIESIESSHLIDFHKYFADELEEMREMERGGLLKIERDWITVLPPGRMLVRVISMVFDRYLRADRQRKRYSKVI